CTCGATACCTACGACGGCCCTCTGACCACGCCCATCAAATGAACCTTTAGGCGCATTGAGATGAACAAGGGCCGTCTTCGCATGCGGCTGGCCTGCGACCTTCCCATCAGTCGCAGGACCCTCGTGCGCAGGGCCTAAGCCTTGGTGTGCTCTTCTCAGCCAAAGGTCAGGGGAGGATCAACCTCTGTGCAATGGCTTGGCCCATCTCTCGGAGCCTACGCTTGGGCCTAACGGCCGATGTGTTTAGCTGCGAGAGAAATAGGAGAGGTTCATCGATGATAACAATGGGTGCAACCGCATTTTCATGTTTTGCTCGTAGGATGACTGAGTTTGCTTCCGACTTCGCCAGTGTCATTCACAACCTGATTATGGACGTGCGCGACAGCTACCGACCCGAGCTGCACTACATGCGTGGCCCCGGCCCGAAATGGCGCGCCAAACATCAGTCCCGGCTAAGATTCGATTCTGGATCTGTACCGACCAACCCGGCGGCACCAGGTGTCGCCGCTGTACCCAAGCCGTTGTGACGCGGCTCATTCCACCCGATAGCTAGCCCAGGAAAGAGATTCATGCTCGCTCGCCGAGCGACTACCCGAGCTTGGACGTTGCTCAGCGTCGCCACCTGTTGCATCGCATTGCTCGGCCTTGTGGCCATTCCGGGCCGCTCGGCGTACGCCGGCGCCGCCCTCGAGGAACGCCAATTGCCCATGAAGTTCAGCTGGGTTGCTTGCCAGCCGAATTGCCGAGGCTGGATCAGCGCAGTCGGCATCGTCACCGCCGAGACCCCAGGCGATTTCGATGCATTCGCACGCGATTATCGGCTCAAGGGCGAAACCGTCGTGCTGGATTCCGGCGGCGGCTCGGTCAACGACGCGATTGCGCTCGGACGGCGGTTCCGGGCGCTCGAAATGTTCACGACCGTCGGAGTAAGCGTGCTTACCCCCAGCGCACGTGACGAGCGCGCCCACGTGTCGCCGGAGGCCTACTGCGAATCAATGTGCGTTTTTCTGCTGCTGTCGGGCAAGTCGCGTTCCGTGCCTGAACAAGCGCATGTCCGCGTGCATCAGATCTGGATGGGCGACCGCGCCGACAATGCTCGAGCCGCGAGCTACAGCGCATATGATCTCATGACCGTTGAGCGCGATATCGGACGTCTCGCCAAATATACCTTCGACATGGGAGGCGCGGGTGATTTGTTGTCACTGTCGCTCAACGTTCCGCCGTGGGAAGATTTACATGAACTCTCTCGGGAGGAATTGCGAGCGACTAATCTTATCACTACCGACAAAGTTGCTCGGCTGGGCAGCACCAACGCAGCGGTGGTCGAGCTGGCGCCCAAATCGCTACAGAGAATCTTCGTGAGCACGGCGGCGGCCTCTGCTGGGCAAGAGTAGCGAGTAGCCTCCAGAAATGTTGAGGGCTATCGCAAAGGGCACCACCTTTCCTGACATCCGCCGCCTCCGCAACGACCGAATGTCCGTCCTCATCGATGATCTCGACCAGCATCATTCGAATTGACGCGACCGCATTCGAAGAGCTTGCGGTCAATGACGATGACGCGCCGTTTGAGGCTCCCACGATTCGGAGGCGCAAGCTATGCAGTCAATTTCGACAATCGGTCTGGATATCGCGAATTCCGATATACTACGCGATCCGGCCAAGGTAGCGAGATCTTATGTCCCAAATCGATTGGCTTAGCCATCTCCTGCAACTGATCACCGTCACCGGCCAGCTCGAGGTCCGCTGCGCGTACGGTGCGCCGTGGCGTCTTACCTGGGGCCGGGCAGCGGCGAACGAGATCCCTTACCACGTCATAGTGAAGGGCCGGGCCATTTTAGAGAATCCGGAGACGAGAACGGCGCGGGAGCTGGTGAGCGGGGATATCGTGCTACTTCCTCATGGTGCGGCGCATGTGCTGCACGACGGGAGTGGGCAGACGCCAATCCGTACACACGAAAGCGTAGGCTCCGCCGGATGGATGTTGAGCGAGAACGACGGGCAGGGCGAGCAACTGGATCTGATGTGTGGGCGATTTTTCATTGCGCCACCCCATGATCGGCTGATCCGCAACTACATGCCCGCCGAACTGGTCGCGCGGGCCATGAACAGCAATGGAGAAGACGAAACCGGTCCCGCATCCAGCCAACTGGCCAGCTTGGTGAGGCTGATGCGAATGGAGTCCGCCGGTGACAGAGCGG
This is a stretch of genomic DNA from Bradyrhizobium sp. CB2312. It encodes these proteins:
- a CDS encoding AraC family transcriptional regulator, which encodes MSQIDWLSHLLQLITVTGQLEVRCAYGAPWRLTWGRAAANEIPYHVIVKGRAILENPETRTARELVSGDIVLLPHGAAHVLHDGSGQTPIRTHESVGSAGWMLSENDGQGEQLDLMCGRFFIAPPHDRLIRNYMPAELVARAMNSNGEDETGPASSQLASLVRLMRMESAGDRAGGRAILDALSSALFTLVLRSASEAEKAPEGLLALAGHPRLAPAIAAMFADPARSWKLPDLAEMCGMSRATFMRHFQDRLGCSALDLLTDLRMSLAANELKKPAISTEAVAETVGYQSVSAFRRVFAERMGMTPGEWRRVAHKDE